The Longimicrobium sp. genome has a segment encoding these proteins:
- a CDS encoding GNAT family N-acetyltransferase, protein MVIRPLERGDDREGFRCGEPALDTFLRKHALSNHESGLSRIYVAVDDPASRVLLGYYALSNTSIAADQLAAIVTQRLPRYPIPAILIGKLATDERRHGRGLGRDLLKHALQTSLRAAELSAALGVLVDAKSTDVMGFYERYGFQVIPPSKLPQPMFLPMATLRTSLP, encoded by the coding sequence ATGGTCATCCGGCCGCTGGAAAGAGGAGATGATCGGGAGGGCTTCCGTTGCGGAGAGCCCGCTCTGGACACGTTCCTCCGCAAGCACGCTCTCTCGAACCATGAGAGTGGGCTTAGCCGCATCTACGTAGCGGTGGACGATCCCGCGTCACGCGTCCTCTTGGGCTACTACGCCCTGAGCAACACCTCGATCGCGGCCGACCAGCTAGCCGCGATTGTCACCCAACGGCTTCCCCGTTACCCGATTCCCGCGATCCTGATCGGAAAGCTCGCAACCGACGAGCGCCGCCACGGCCGGGGGCTTGGCCGCGACCTCCTCAAACACGCTCTGCAAACCTCATTGCGGGCCGCCGAACTCAGTGCCGCTCTCGGGGTGCTGGTAGACGCGAAGAGTACCGACGTCATGGGCTTTTACGAGAGATACGGATTCCAGGTGATCCCGCCTTCGAAGCTACCCCAGCCCATGTTCCTCCCGATGGCAACGCTTCGGACGTCGCTCCCCTGA
- a CDS encoding MBL fold metallo-hydrolase: protein MIVKRFYDEKLAQASYLIGCGATGDALVVDPNRDVEQYVRAGEAEKLRVTAVTETHIHADYVSGSRELAARTGARLYLSAEGGDDWQYAFAAADGATLVRDGDRFSVGNVRVTVLHTPGHTPEHLSFLITDAAAADRPIAAVTGDFIFVGDVGRPDLLEKAAGVAGTMEAGARSLFASLRRFKAEQPDWLQIWPGHGAGSACGKGMSAIPHSTLGYEKLFNWAVSEESEDAFVRTVLAGQPEPPKYFAQMKRINREGPALLNGFPRPARMEADTLAALLEGGATVVDTRSTDAFGQGHVPGTINIPFNKSFSTWAGSLVPFGQPFYLLMADESGAAVAEAVKDLAMIGLDEVAGWFGSDAVAAWASSGRPMERIPQITAAELRARMEAGDVEVIDVRGRAEWDAGHLPSVPNVPLGYLPDRLDEVQTGKPVVLQCQGGARSAIAASVLQAHGITDVMNLTGGYQAWHAAGLPVKTPEERLVPARSGTPASGK, encoded by the coding sequence GTGCGCGCCGGGGAGGCGGAGAAGCTTCGCGTGACAGCGGTGACGGAAACGCACATCCACGCCGACTACGTCTCGGGAAGCCGCGAGCTGGCGGCGCGCACCGGCGCGCGCCTCTACCTCTCGGCCGAGGGGGGCGACGACTGGCAGTACGCCTTTGCCGCGGCGGACGGCGCGACGCTGGTGCGCGACGGCGACCGGTTCTCCGTAGGGAACGTGCGGGTGACGGTGCTTCACACGCCCGGGCACACGCCGGAGCACCTGAGCTTTCTGATCACCGACGCGGCGGCCGCCGACCGGCCCATCGCCGCGGTGACCGGCGACTTCATCTTCGTGGGCGACGTGGGGCGGCCGGACCTGCTGGAAAAGGCGGCCGGCGTGGCGGGAACCATGGAAGCGGGGGCGCGCAGCCTGTTCGCCAGCCTGCGGCGCTTCAAGGCCGAGCAGCCCGACTGGCTGCAGATCTGGCCGGGGCACGGCGCCGGCTCCGCCTGCGGTAAGGGGATGAGCGCCATTCCGCACAGCACGCTCGGCTACGAAAAGCTGTTCAACTGGGCGGTGTCGGAAGAAAGCGAGGACGCATTCGTCCGCACGGTGCTGGCTGGCCAGCCCGAGCCGCCGAAGTACTTCGCGCAGATGAAGCGCATCAACCGCGAAGGCCCGGCCCTGCTGAACGGCTTCCCCCGTCCGGCGCGGATGGAGGCGGACACGCTCGCGGCGTTGCTGGAAGGCGGGGCGACCGTGGTGGATACGCGCTCCACAGACGCGTTCGGCCAGGGGCACGTCCCGGGCACCATCAACATCCCGTTCAACAAGTCGTTCAGCACCTGGGCGGGATCGCTGGTTCCCTTCGGCCAGCCGTTCTATCTGCTCATGGCCGACGAGTCGGGCGCGGCCGTGGCCGAGGCGGTAAAGGACTTGGCGATGATCGGGCTGGACGAGGTGGCCGGCTGGTTCGGGAGCGACGCGGTGGCGGCGTGGGCGAGCTCCGGCCGGCCGATGGAGCGCATTCCGCAGATCACGGCGGCGGAGTTGCGGGCGCGGATGGAGGCGGGCGACGTGGAGGTGATCGACGTGCGGGGGCGCGCGGAGTGGGACGCCGGCCACCTGCCGTCGGTCCCCAACGTTCCCCTGGGCTACCTGCCGGACCGCCTGGACGAGGTGCAAACAGGGAAGCCGGTGGTGCTGCAGTGCCAGGGAGGCGCGCGCTCCGCCATCGCCGCAAGCGTCCTGCAGGCCCACGGCATCACCGACGTCATGAACCTCACCGGCGGATACCAGGCCTGGCACGCCGCGGGCCTCCCGGTCAAAACGCCGGAAGAAAGGCTGGTTCCTGCTAGATCCGGCACCCCGGCTTCCGGAAAATAG